From one Paenibacillus sp. FSL K6-1330 genomic stretch:
- the gcvH gene encoding glycine cleavage system protein GcvH — protein sequence MSEIRENLVYSDDHEWALKVDGNVVRVGISDHAQCQLGDIVFVELPEAGAVVAAGDSIGTIESVKTVSELYSPVSGTITKVNTSLEDQPELVNGEPYEGGWIIEVEVEGDLEEALGKLLTAEAYRAKVD from the coding sequence ATGAGTGAAATCAGAGAGAATTTGGTGTACAGCGACGATCATGAATGGGCGTTGAAGGTAGATGGAAATGTGGTGCGCGTCGGTATTTCTGATCATGCGCAATGCCAGCTGGGCGATATCGTATTCGTAGAACTCCCCGAGGCGGGCGCTGTCGTTGCTGCAGGTGACAGCATCGGTACCATTGAGTCGGTCAAAACCGTATCGGAACTGTATTCCCCTGTATCCGGTACCATCACGAAAGTGAATACTTCCCTGGAAGATCAGCCGGAGCTTGTGAACGGAGAGCCGTACGAAGGCGGATGGATCATTGAGGTTGAGGTGGAAGGTGACCTGGAGGAGGCACTCGGAAAGCTGCTCACCGCAGAGGCATATCGTGCCAAAGTGGATTAA
- the gcvT gene encoding glycine cleavage system aminomethyltransferase GcvT produces the protein MSSLQRTPLYPLYSDFPSARCIDFGGWELPVQFSGIVQEHEAVRKHAGLFDVSHMGEFIVTGQDAEAFIQKMTTNDVTRISIGQAQYTLMCYDNGGTVDDLLVYKLSADRFMLVVNASNIDKDLQWLQDHLAGDVTIRNVSAETALIALQGPAAVNIMSQVTNEAPSELPSFHFIQNAQVCGCTALLSRTGYTGEDGFEIYCSAGDAPTIWRELLAAGEPHGLVPTGLGARDTLRFEAKLPLYGQELSNTISPLEASLGFFVKLDSGDFIGREALQQQKQDGVPRKLVGIELIDRGIPRSHYPVYNNEGEPIGEVTSGTQSPSLKRNLGLALIETSYTGLDTEVWVEIRGKKLKAKVVKTPFYKRGATLT, from the coding sequence ATGAGTTCATTACAACGTACACCGCTTTACCCGCTTTATTCCGATTTTCCTTCTGCCCGCTGCATCGACTTCGGCGGCTGGGAACTGCCCGTGCAATTTTCTGGCATTGTTCAAGAGCATGAAGCCGTACGCAAGCACGCCGGCCTGTTCGACGTCTCCCATATGGGTGAATTTATCGTCACCGGACAAGACGCTGAAGCTTTTATCCAGAAGATGACCACAAATGATGTAACCCGCATATCAATTGGCCAGGCCCAATACACGTTAATGTGTTACGACAACGGCGGTACGGTAGATGACCTGCTTGTGTATAAACTGTCGGCAGATCGATTCATGCTGGTTGTAAACGCATCCAACATCGACAAAGACCTCCAGTGGCTTCAAGATCATCTTGCAGGTGATGTCACCATCCGTAATGTGTCCGCTGAGACGGCTCTCATTGCGCTTCAGGGACCTGCCGCCGTGAACATCATGTCACAGGTAACCAATGAGGCGCCAAGCGAACTCCCTTCCTTCCATTTTATTCAGAACGCACAGGTATGCGGCTGCACCGCCCTGCTCTCCCGCACCGGTTATACCGGAGAAGACGGCTTTGAAATCTATTGCTCCGCTGGGGATGCTCCCACAATTTGGAGAGAACTATTAGCTGCCGGAGAACCACATGGTCTTGTTCCAACCGGACTCGGCGCCCGCGATACACTCCGTTTCGAGGCGAAATTACCCTTGTACGGCCAAGAGCTCTCAAACACGATCTCTCCGCTTGAAGCCAGTCTCGGTTTCTTCGTGAAGCTGGACAGCGGCGATTTCATCGGTCGGGAAGCGCTTCAACAGCAGAAGCAAGACGGTGTACCGCGTAAGCTGGTCGGCATTGAACTCATCGATCGCGGAATTCCGCGATCCCACTATCCTGTATACAACAATGAAGGAGAACCCATCGGTGAAGTGACCAGCGGTACCCAATCCCCTTCACTCAAGCGAAATCTCGGATTAGCCCTGATCGAAACCTCATATACG
- a CDS encoding EamA family transporter, whose amino-acid sequence MIIFNYLLMCAIFSTTFLAIKIGVEAGLPPFLSAGLRFLLAGAFIFLWMIWQRKAKPSLLLRKEFLLIGMTSTFLTFATLYWAEQYVSSGIAAILSATGPMMILMIQSVVMRKNARRSDYWGCAVGFAGVCLLIMPELAMGSDLIWILSCIAILIGEIGYSVGSLATRKLSFDMPNVSPITINAVQMMYGGAALLLLSLFSEQVQWNGILTLPAIGSVLYLTMVGSMLGHSLYAWLLKATNAFFPSTWLFVSPIIALGLGAFLYDEAISSYSIIGSMLIIGGILIVNLPELRARRTARRVASST is encoded by the coding sequence ATGATTATTTTTAACTACTTGCTTATGTGCGCCATTTTCAGTACGACGTTTCTCGCCATCAAGATTGGCGTTGAAGCAGGACTGCCGCCGTTTCTCTCAGCAGGGCTTCGATTTCTTCTGGCGGGCGCCTTCATCTTCCTATGGATGATATGGCAGCGGAAGGCAAAACCGAGCCTTCTCCTGCGAAAGGAATTCCTTCTAATCGGGATGACCAGCACATTCTTGACGTTTGCAACGCTGTATTGGGCCGAGCAGTACGTGTCCTCAGGGATCGCCGCCATCCTATCGGCAACAGGCCCCATGATGATTCTGATGATTCAATCGGTTGTGATGCGGAAAAATGCCCGGCGTAGTGATTATTGGGGATGCGCGGTCGGTTTTGCGGGGGTATGTTTGCTCATTATGCCCGAGCTAGCGATGGGGAGCGATCTCATCTGGATTCTGAGCTGTATCGCAATTCTTATAGGCGAAATCGGTTATAGTGTGGGCTCCCTGGCTACCCGGAAATTGTCCTTTGACATGCCGAATGTCTCACCGATTACGATCAATGCGGTGCAGATGATGTATGGCGGCGCAGCCCTATTGCTGTTATCCCTGTTCAGTGAACAGGTACAATGGAATGGTATTCTAACGTTGCCAGCCATCGGATCTGTCTTGTATTTGACGATGGTTGGCTCGATGCTGGGCCATAGTCTATATGCCTGGCTGCTAAAAGCAACGAATGCCTTTTTCCCGTCCACCTGGCTCTTTGTTTCTCCAATCATCGCGTTGGGGCTGGGCGCATTTCTGTACGACGAAGCAATTTCTTCCTATTCCATCATTGGCAGCATGCTCATCATCGGCGGGATTCTGATCGTGAATCTCCCTGAGCTTCGAGCACGCCGGACCGCGCGCCGTGTGGCTTCAAGCACTTGA
- a CDS encoding PLP-dependent aminotransferase family protein translates to MELSTLDDKNHGKRTLQQSVYDTILEGIARGEWKETDKIPSVRAMAERLNVHRLTVLKAYQLLLEEGIVEVKYKSGYFVAGKTEDTLPESLTTSPRWAYQAKSVYVNRSRLSDIHRHQVEYQMSEALIDPGLLPNAFLSNHVKQVFDMYPKVLSTYSSVSGDLELREEMARYFMDKQGITVHPEELLITTGSQQAIDLISRSLVKSGDCVLIERPTYSPAIDVFVQQNVKLLPIEITPEGYDLERIEGLMRAEKPKLFYMNPTFQNPTGYTVPITQRKALVELAERYQCILVEDEVYHDIYFGDPPPLPFFYYDTEGYVIHIRSFSKYVAPGLRISVLAARPELMNVILPIKALSDNGTPLLTQKIFQHYFFSSRLQEHVAKLRIALELRKERMEKLLEPTEWRWNSPGGGLNLWIQLPENVNVDALLQQCLAESVAFVPGRICDPLDQMDSWIRLSYSYISEIQLEEGVRRLIEISERVCYVQNRSICLDNH, encoded by the coding sequence ATGGAATTATCAACGCTGGACGACAAGAATCATGGTAAGCGAACATTACAGCAGTCGGTCTATGACACGATACTGGAAGGAATAGCTCGGGGAGAGTGGAAGGAGACTGACAAAATCCCATCCGTGAGGGCGATGGCGGAGCGTTTGAACGTTCACCGATTAACGGTGCTGAAGGCTTATCAGCTGCTGCTTGAGGAAGGGATCGTGGAAGTAAAATATAAATCAGGGTACTTCGTAGCGGGTAAGACGGAAGACACATTACCGGAATCCCTTACAACCAGCCCGCGATGGGCATATCAGGCCAAATCGGTGTATGTCAATCGCAGCCGCTTGTCCGACATTCACAGGCATCAGGTCGAATACCAGATGTCGGAAGCGCTGATTGATCCTGGGCTGCTGCCAAATGCATTCTTGTCCAATCACGTGAAACAAGTGTTTGACATGTATCCGAAAGTATTAAGCACGTATTCTTCCGTATCCGGAGATTTGGAGCTGCGCGAGGAGATGGCTCGCTATTTTATGGACAAACAAGGCATAACGGTCCATCCGGAAGAGCTGCTCATTACAACGGGATCCCAGCAAGCGATCGACCTGATCTCGCGTTCGCTCGTCAAAAGCGGAGACTGTGTATTGATCGAACGGCCGACGTATAGTCCGGCGATCGATGTTTTTGTGCAGCAAAATGTCAAACTGCTTCCAATTGAGATTACACCGGAAGGGTACGACCTTGAACGAATTGAAGGTCTTATGCGAGCGGAGAAACCGAAGCTGTTCTATATGAACCCAACGTTTCAGAATCCGACGGGATATACGGTGCCGATCACACAGCGCAAGGCGCTGGTGGAACTGGCGGAGCGATATCAGTGCATTCTGGTGGAGGATGAGGTGTATCACGACATTTATTTTGGAGATCCGCCGCCGCTGCCTTTTTTTTACTACGACACCGAAGGTTATGTCATTCACATTCGAAGCTTCAGCAAATATGTGGCCCCCGGCTTGCGGATATCGGTGCTGGCTGCCCGTCCGGAACTGATGAATGTCATCCTTCCGATCAAGGCGTTGTCGGACAACGGGACGCCGCTGCTGACGCAAAAGATTTTCCAGCACTATTTCTTCTCGAGCAGACTTCAGGAGCATGTGGCCAAGCTGCGGATTGCGCTGGAGCTTCGTAAAGAGAGGATGGAGAAGCTGCTTGAGCCTACAGAATGGCGATGGAACAGCCCCGGCGGCGGTTTGAATTTGTGGATACAGCTGCCGGAAAACGTCAACGTGGATGCGTTGCTGCAGCAATGCCTGGCGGAATCGGTAGCGTTTGTGCCGGGGCGTATCTGCGACCCGCTGGATCAGATGGACTCGTGGATCAGGCTGAGTTATTCGTATATCAGCGAGATTCAGCTGGAAGAAGGGGTCCGTC